In a genomic window of Comamonadaceae bacterium OTU4NAUVB1:
- a CDS encoding Bax inhibitor-1/YccA family protein, with amino-acid sequence MNDNTQVYGNAGTLSTPTQRNQVLRNTYWLLALSMLPTVLGAWVGIETGIARAMSPGIGMIVFLGGAFGFMFAIEKTKNSAAGVPVLLAFTFFMGLMLSRLVGTVLGMANGAGLVMTAFAGTGAIFFGMASLSSIIKRDLSSMGKWLFIGVIMLLVAGIANFFIQSSALMITLSVLAIGIFSAFILHDLKRVKDGIETNYITATLGVYLSLYNVFQSVLMLLGIGGGRDE; translated from the coding sequence ATGAACGACAACACCCAGGTCTACGGCAACGCCGGGACGCTTTCCACTCCGACGCAACGCAACCAGGTCCTGCGCAACACCTACTGGCTGCTCGCACTGTCGATGCTGCCGACGGTGCTGGGCGCCTGGGTCGGCATCGAGACCGGCATCGCGCGCGCGATGTCGCCCGGCATCGGAATGATCGTCTTCCTGGGCGGCGCCTTCGGTTTCATGTTCGCCATCGAGAAGACCAAGAATTCGGCCGCCGGCGTGCCGGTGCTGCTGGCCTTCACGTTCTTCATGGGCCTGATGCTCTCGCGCCTCGTCGGCACCGTGCTCGGCATGGCCAACGGCGCCGGCCTGGTGATGACGGCCTTCGCGGGAACCGGCGCGATCTTCTTCGGCATGGCGTCCCTGTCGTCGATCATCAAGCGCGACCTGTCGTCGATGGGCAAGTGGCTCTTCATCGGCGTGATCATGCTGCTGGTGGCGGGCATCGCCAACTTCTTCATCCAGTCGAGCGCGCTGATGATCACCCTGTCGGTGCTGGCCATCGGCATCTTCTCGGCCTTCATCCTGCATGACCTGAAGCGCGTGAAGGATGGCATCGAGACCAACTACATCACGGCCACGCTCGGCGTCTACCTGAGCCTCTACAACGTCTTCCAGTCGGTGCTGATGCTGCTGGGCATCGGCGGCGGCAGGGACGAGTGA
- the nhaR gene encoding transcriptional activator NhaR, with protein MNYKHLYYFWAAAKAGGVVRAGEQLHITPQTLSAQIKLLEEALGCHLLQKSGRGVELTPDGRIALGYADQIFTLGTELEAAVGNRDTGAQTLTFRVGIADAVPKAIAYRLLEPALTTREQVRLICHEGNFRDLLAQLSVHRLDLVIANEPMGRQTSVKAFNHTLGVTDMSFFAAPVLSAALEDKPFPYCLDGAPMLIQGASSVMRQRLDLWLAEHGLRPRLIGEFDDAALLKAFGAEGRGVFMSPTVLEEETCAQYGVEVLGRAAELVEEFFGVSVERRVRHPCVVAITQSARAQFKR; from the coding sequence ATGAACTACAAGCACCTCTACTATTTTTGGGCCGCTGCCAAGGCCGGTGGCGTGGTGCGGGCCGGCGAGCAGCTGCACATCACGCCGCAGACGTTGTCGGCGCAGATCAAGCTGCTGGAGGAGGCGCTGGGCTGTCACCTGCTGCAGAAGAGCGGGCGTGGCGTCGAGCTCACTCCGGACGGACGGATCGCGCTGGGCTACGCCGACCAGATCTTCACGCTGGGCACCGAACTGGAGGCGGCGGTCGGCAACCGCGACACCGGCGCGCAGACGCTCACCTTCCGGGTCGGCATCGCCGATGCCGTGCCCAAGGCGATCGCCTACCGGCTCCTGGAGCCCGCACTCACCACGCGCGAGCAGGTCCGCCTGATCTGCCACGAGGGCAATTTCCGCGACCTGCTGGCGCAACTGTCGGTGCATCGCCTGGACCTGGTGATCGCCAACGAGCCGATGGGACGTCAGACCAGCGTGAAGGCGTTCAACCACACGCTGGGTGTGACCGACATGAGCTTCTTCGCCGCGCCGGTGCTGAGCGCGGCGCTGGAAGACAAGCCGTTTCCCTACTGTCTGGACGGCGCGCCGATGCTCATCCAGGGCGCGTCGTCGGTGATGCGCCAGCGGCTGGACCTGTGGCTGGCCGAACACGGACTGCGCCCGCGCCTGATCGGCGAGTTCGACGACGCGGCCCTGCTCAAGGCCTTCGGCGCGGAGGGCCGTGGCGTGTTCATGTCGCCGACCGTGCTGGAGGAGGAGACCTGCGCGCAATACGGGGTCGAGGTGCTGGGGCGCGCGGCGGAACTGGTCGAGGAGTTCTTCGGCGTGTCGGTCGAGCGGCGCGTGCGCCACCCGTGCGTGGTGGCGATCACGCAGTCGGCGCGCGCGCAGTTCAAGCGCTGA
- the ureG gene encoding urease accessory protein UreG — MASALHHIPHRTKHLPPLRVGIGGPVGSGKTTLLEMLCKAMRERYDLIAITNDIYTKEDQRLLTVSGALPAERIMGVETGGCPHTAIREDASINLEAIDRMLGEFPDADIVFIESGGDNLAATFSPELSDLTIYVIDVAAGEKIPRKGGPGITKSDLFVINKTDLAPHVGANLDVMEADTRRMRKQRPYVMTNLKTLTGLAEVVSFIEKRGLLVDA; from the coding sequence ATGGCCTCCGCCCTCCATCACATCCCCCATCGCACCAAGCACCTGCCACCCCTGCGCGTGGGCATCGGCGGGCCGGTCGGCTCCGGCAAGACCACCCTGCTGGAGATGCTGTGCAAGGCGATGCGCGAGCGCTACGACCTGATCGCCATCACCAACGACATCTACACCAAGGAGGACCAGCGCCTTCTGACCGTCTCGGGCGCGCTGCCGGCCGAGCGCATCATGGGCGTGGAGACCGGCGGCTGCCCTCACACCGCCATCCGCGAGGACGCCTCCATCAACCTCGAGGCCATCGACCGCATGCTCGGCGAGTTTCCCGATGCCGACATCGTGTTCATCGAGAGCGGCGGCGACAACCTCGCGGCCACCTTCAGCCCCGAGCTGAGCGACCTCACGATCTACGTCATCGACGTCGCTGCCGGCGAGAAGATCCCGCGCAAGGGCGGCCCCGGCATCACCAAGAGCGACCTGTTCGTCATCAACAAGACCGACCTCGCCCCCCACGTGGGGGCCAACCTGGACGTGATGGAAGCCGACACGCGGCGCATGCGCAAGCAGCGCCCCTATGTCATGACCAACCTCAAGACCCTCACCGGCCTGGCCGAGGTCGTCTCGTTCATCGAGAAACGCGGCCTGCTGGTCGACGCCTGA
- a CDS encoding urease accessory protein UreF: protein MTMTAMVTITTSASTAIRIESMIDPRIERPRDARSVAGAGAGAETALPGTPPAALSAAGLLQLIWLASPALPIGGFSYSEGLEAGVEWAGLASEVRASDWIADQLHLGLARGDLPVLAQAIVAWRTGDAARVRGLNDWVLQTRESAEFLLQTEQMGRSFVEWLKLRHDDVAEAFGDLAARITYPVAFAFAVSRTQAGVRDGCLAFAFGWAENMTGAAVKSVPLGQSAGQRILGRLALEIPGAVDRALELPDAERQAFAPMLAVLSARHETQYSRLFRS, encoded by the coding sequence ATGACCATGACGGCCATGGTCACGATCACGACAAGTGCGAGCACGGCCATTCGCATTGAGTCGATGATCGATCCGCGCATCGAACGCCCTCGCGACGCCCGCAGCGTCGCCGGCGCTGGGGCCGGCGCCGAGACCGCCCTCCCTGGCACGCCGCCGGCCGCCCTTTCCGCCGCCGGCCTGCTCCAGCTGATCTGGCTCGCTTCCCCGGCGCTGCCCATCGGCGGCTTCTCGTACTCCGAAGGCCTGGAGGCCGGCGTCGAGTGGGCCGGACTCGCTTCGGAGGTTCGGGCCTCCGACTGGATCGCCGACCAGCTGCACCTGGGCCTCGCGCGGGGCGACCTGCCGGTGTTGGCCCAAGCCATCGTCGCCTGGCGCACGGGCGACGCGGCGCGCGTGCGCGGGCTCAACGACTGGGTGCTGCAGACACGCGAGTCGGCCGAATTCCTGCTGCAGACCGAACAGATGGGCCGCTCCTTCGTCGAATGGCTGAAGCTGCGCCACGACGATGTGGCGGAGGCCTTCGGCGATCTCGCCGCGCGCATCACCTATCCCGTGGCGTTCGCCTTCGCCGTCAGCCGCACGCAGGCGGGCGTGCGCGACGGCTGCCTGGCCTTCGCCTTCGGCTGGGCGGAGAACATGACCGGCGCGGCCGTCAAATCCGTGCCGCTCGGCCAGAGCGCCGGCCAGCGCATCCTCGGCCGGCTGGCGCTGGAGATTCCCGGCGCGGTCGACCGCGCGCTCGAACTTCCCGACGCCGAGCGCCAGGCCTTCGCGCCGATGCTGGCGGTGCTGTCGGCGCGCCACGAGACACAATATTCCCGGCTGTTCCGCAGTTGA
- the ureE gene encoding urease accessory protein UreE has product MLNANKLMPRGGGLAAVLLKRASTVELDWDVRQKSRFDATDSQGRRIGVFLPRGTAVRGGDVLVVEDGSLVKVIAAPQPVLVVTHCAQHGTPFDLTRAAYHLGNRHVPIELTPTHLKIEPDHVLADMLRAMHLIVRAADEPFEPENGAYGAHGAGGHGHSRGGHDHGHSHAPATGRAPVGPVLHADAYGGTPHGHDDHGHDHDGHGHDHDKCEHGHSH; this is encoded by the coding sequence ATGCTCAACGCCAACAAACTCATGCCCCGGGGCGGCGGTCTCGCCGCCGTGCTGCTCAAGCGCGCCTCGACGGTCGAACTCGACTGGGACGTGCGCCAGAAGAGCCGCTTCGACGCCACCGACTCGCAGGGCCGCCGCATCGGCGTGTTCCTGCCGCGCGGCACCGCCGTGCGCGGCGGCGACGTGCTGGTGGTGGAGGACGGCTCGCTCGTCAAGGTGATCGCCGCGCCGCAGCCGGTGCTGGTCGTCACGCACTGCGCGCAGCACGGCACGCCGTTCGACCTGACGCGCGCGGCCTACCACCTGGGCAACCGTCATGTGCCGATCGAGCTGACGCCCACGCACCTGAAGATCGAGCCGGACCACGTGCTCGCCGACATGCTGCGCGCGATGCACCTGATCGTGCGCGCCGCCGACGAACCCTTCGAGCCGGAGAACGGCGCCTATGGCGCGCATGGCGCGGGCGGGCACGGCCATTCGCGCGGTGGTCACGATCATGGTCACTCGCACGCGCCCGCGACCGGACGGGCACCGGTCGGTCCCGTGCTGCATGCCGATGCCTACGGCGGCACCCCGCACGGCCACGACGATCACGGACATGACCATGACGGCCATGGTCACGATCACGACAAGTGCGAGCACGGCCATTCGCATTGA
- the ureC gene encoding urease subunit alpha produces the protein MATIGRRAYAEIFGPTVGDRVRLADTDLVIEVEADHTLRAGGYGEEVKFGGGKTIRDGMAQSQRTRAEGAVDTVMTNALILDHWGIVKADIGLKGGRIVAIGKAGNPDVQPGVDIVIGPGTEVISCEGHIVTAGGIDSHIHFICPQQIEEALASGVTTMLGGGTGPATGTFATTSTPGPWHIERMLQAADAFPMNLGFLGKGNASLPAALHEQIDAGVIGLKLHEDWGTTPAAISNCLDVADATDTQVAIHSDTLNESGFVENTIAAVKGRGICAFHTEGAGGGHAPDILRVVGEDNFLPSSTNPTMPYTVNTLDEHVDMLMVCHHLDAGIAEDLAFAESRIRKETIAAEDILHDLGAISMFSSDSQAMGRVGEVVMRCWQTAHKMKVQRGKLPGDTERHDNFRARRYVAKYTINPAIAHGIAHEVGSIEVGKWADLVVWKPAFFGVKPFTIIKGGTIAMAAMGDPNASIPTPQPVHYRAMFGAFGGSLHRSSLTFVSQAGLAAGIGERYGLRKTLSAVTGIRGVRKQHMVHNAYTPRMEIDAQTYAVRADGHLLTCEPATSLPMTQRYFLF, from the coding sequence ATGGCAACGATCGGACGGCGTGCCTACGCCGAAATCTTCGGCCCCACCGTGGGCGACCGGGTGCGGCTGGCGGACACCGACCTGGTGATCGAGGTCGAGGCCGACCACACGCTGCGCGCCGGCGGCTACGGCGAGGAAGTGAAGTTCGGCGGCGGCAAGACCATCCGCGACGGCATGGCGCAGTCGCAGCGCACCCGCGCCGAAGGCGCCGTCGACACGGTCATGACCAACGCGCTGATCCTCGACCACTGGGGCATCGTCAAGGCCGACATCGGCCTGAAGGGCGGGCGCATCGTGGCCATCGGCAAGGCCGGCAACCCCGACGTGCAGCCGGGCGTGGACATCGTCATCGGTCCGGGCACCGAGGTCATCAGCTGCGAGGGCCACATCGTCACGGCCGGCGGCATCGACAGCCACATCCACTTCATCTGCCCGCAGCAGATCGAGGAGGCGCTCGCCTCGGGCGTCACCACCATGCTCGGCGGCGGCACCGGCCCGGCGACCGGCACCTTCGCCACCACCTCGACGCCCGGCCCCTGGCACATCGAGCGCATGCTGCAGGCGGCCGACGCCTTCCCGATGAACCTGGGCTTCCTCGGCAAGGGCAACGCCAGCCTGCCGGCGGCGCTGCACGAGCAGATCGACGCCGGCGTCATCGGCCTGAAGCTGCACGAGGACTGGGGCACCACGCCCGCGGCGATCAGCAACTGCCTGGACGTGGCCGACGCGACCGACACGCAGGTGGCGATCCACTCCGACACGCTCAACGAGTCGGGCTTCGTGGAGAACACCATCGCGGCCGTGAAGGGGCGCGGCATCTGCGCCTTCCACACCGAGGGCGCGGGCGGCGGCCATGCGCCGGACATCCTGCGCGTGGTGGGCGAGGACAACTTCCTGCCCTCGTCGACCAACCCGACCATGCCCTACACCGTGAACACGCTCGACGAACACGTCGACATGCTCATGGTCTGCCACCACCTGGACGCCGGCATCGCCGAGGACCTGGCCTTCGCCGAGTCGCGCATCCGCAAGGAGACCATCGCGGCCGAGGACATCCTGCACGACCTGGGCGCCATCAGCATGTTCAGCTCCGACTCGCAGGCCATGGGCCGCGTCGGCGAAGTCGTCATGCGCTGCTGGCAGACCGCGCACAAGATGAAGGTCCAGCGCGGCAAGCTGCCCGGGGACACCGAGCGCCACGACAACTTCCGTGCCCGGCGCTATGTCGCCAAGTACACGATCAATCCGGCCATCGCGCACGGCATCGCGCACGAGGTCGGCAGCATCGAGGTCGGCAAGTGGGCCGACCTGGTGGTCTGGAAGCCGGCCTTCTTCGGCGTCAAGCCCTTCACGATCATCAAGGGCGGCACCATCGCGATGGCCGCCATGGGTGACCCCAACGCCTCGATCCCGACGCCGCAACCGGTGCACTACCGGGCGATGTTCGGTGCCTTCGGCGGTTCGCTGCACCGCAGCTCGCTCACCTTCGTCTCGCAGGCCGGTCTGGCCGCCGGCATCGGCGAGCGCTACGGCCTGCGCAAGACGCTGAGCGCGGTGACGGGCATCCGGGGCGTGCGCAAGCAGCACATGGTCCACAACGCCTACACGCCGAGGATGGAGATCGACGCCCAGACCTACGCCGTGCGCGCCGACGGCCATCTGCTCACCTGCGAGCCCGCGACCTCGTTGCCGATGACGCAGCGGTACTTCCTGTTCTGA
- a CDS encoding urease subunit beta, with protein sequence MIPGELLTDDGDHPLNPGRRTLTMVVQNTSDRPIQVGSHYHFAETNGALGFDRAAARGMRLNIASGTAVRFEPGQQRTVELCDFAGDRIVHGFRGLVQGRL encoded by the coding sequence ATGATTCCCGGCGAACTCCTCACCGACGACGGCGACCATCCCCTCAACCCCGGCCGGCGGACCCTGACGATGGTCGTGCAGAACACCTCCGACCGCCCCATCCAGGTCGGTTCCCACTACCACTTCGCCGAGACCAACGGCGCGCTCGGCTTCGACCGCGCCGCCGCGCGCGGCATGCGTCTGAACATCGCCTCCGGCACGGCCGTGCGCTTCGAGCCCGGCCAGCAGCGCACGGTCGAGCTGTGCGACTTCGCCGGCGACCGCATCGTCCACGGCTTTCGCGGCCTCGTTCAAGGAAGGCTCTAG
- a CDS encoding HupE/UreJ family protein translates to MRSSFAIVLPVLAFAPLAALAHVGADAAAHAHVGFAQGLAHPFTGLDHLAAMVVVGLWSASAARGGRDALWAPLGFASMLLAGALAGLAGLRVPAVEPMIAASLLVIGLLAATRLRLPGPVAAGLVGLFAAFHGAAHGIELAGDGNGGGGAVPALVGMVMATALLHAAGVGLGWTLRHRDAWLPRAIGAVVALAGVVLLGQLA, encoded by the coding sequence ATCCGTTCCTCCTTCGCCATCGTCCTGCCGGTCCTGGCCTTCGCGCCGCTGGCGGCGCTCGCGCACGTCGGCGCCGACGCGGCGGCGCACGCGCACGTCGGCTTCGCGCAGGGCCTGGCGCATCCGTTCACCGGCCTGGACCACCTCGCCGCGATGGTGGTGGTCGGTCTGTGGAGCGCATCGGCGGCGCGCGGCGGGCGCGATGCGCTGTGGGCGCCGCTGGGCTTCGCGTCCATGCTGCTGGCCGGCGCCCTGGCCGGCCTGGCGGGACTGCGCGTCCCGGCGGTCGAACCCATGATCGCGGCCTCCCTGCTGGTGATCGGCCTGCTGGCGGCCACGCGGCTGCGCCTGCCCGGACCGGTGGCGGCGGGGCTGGTCGGGCTGTTCGCGGCGTTCCACGGCGCGGCGCACGGCATCGAGCTCGCCGGTGACGGTAACGGCGGCGGCGGCGCCGTGCCGGCGCTCGTCGGCATGGTGATGGCCACCGCGCTGCTGCACGCCGCCGGCGTCGGCCTCGGCTGGACGCTGCGCCATCGCGACGCCTGGCTCCCGCGCGCCATCGGCGCCGTGGTGGCGCTCGCCGGCGTCGTGCTGCTGGGCCAGCTCGCCTGA
- a CDS encoding urease subunit gamma, translating to MELTPREKDKLLIFTAALLAERRRARGLKLNYPEAVALISAAVMEGARDGKSVAALMSEGRAVLTRDDVMDGIAEMIPDIQVEATFPDGTKLVTVHQPIV from the coding sequence ATGGAACTCACCCCCCGCGAAAAAGACAAGCTGCTGATCTTCACGGCGGCGCTGCTGGCCGAGCGCCGGCGCGCCCGCGGCCTGAAGCTCAACTACCCCGAGGCCGTGGCGCTGATCTCCGCGGCCGTCATGGAAGGCGCGCGCGACGGCAAGAGCGTCGCCGCGCTCATGAGCGAGGGCCGCGCCGTCCTCACGCGCGATGACGTCATGGACGGCATCGCCGAGATGATTCCCGACATCCAGGTCGAGGCCACCTTCCCCGACGGCACCAAGCTGGTCACCGTGCACCAGCCGATCGTCTGA
- a CDS encoding P-II family nitrogen regulator codes for MKEIRAIVRPSRVERLRVALRAIPNFPGVTLLKAEGFTAPAAIHARSVREELTDFSGKVMVCLLADDAMVPTIRKAIVEACSTGQIGDGLVWVVEIEEIHRIRDGGAYEA; via the coding sequence ATGAAAGAAATCCGAGCCATCGTGCGCCCGAGCCGGGTGGAGCGGCTGCGCGTCGCGCTGCGCGCCATCCCCAACTTCCCCGGCGTGACGCTGCTCAAGGCCGAGGGCTTCACCGCCCCGGCCGCCATCCATGCGCGTTCGGTGCGCGAGGAGCTGACCGACTTCTCCGGCAAGGTGATGGTCTGCCTGCTGGCCGACGACGCCATGGTGCCGACGATCCGCAAGGCCATCGTCGAGGCCTGCAGCACCGGCCAGATCGGCGACGGTCTGGTGTGGGTGGTGGAGATCGAGGAGATCCACCGCATCCGAGACGGCGGCGCCTACGAGGCCTGA
- a CDS encoding CusA/CzcA family heavy metal efflux RND transporter gives MIASLIRATLTQRLVVIVLALVMCGFGLRAALNLSVDAFPDVTNVQVQVATEAPGRSPEEIERFVTVPLEIAVTGLPGLVEMRSLNKSGLSIITLVFTDETDVYFARQLVTERLIEVTPRMPAGIVPVMGPVSTGLGEVYQYTLDHPDDGQRALTPEELAERRTVQDWVVRPMLRSIPGVAEINSQGGYVRQYQALVDPGRLRHYGLSVQQVVQSIAQNNANASGGVLPLATEQYLIQGVGIIRTLDDIGNIVLKEQAGVPVFVRDVAEVQIGSEVRQGAIIKGGYTEAVSGIVLMMRGGNAKEVVGRVKERVAEINAQGQLPGGLQITPFYDRTELVDAALWTVAKVLLEGIALVVVVLFIFLGDVRSSLIVVATLIITPLTTFIVMNRYGISANLMSLGGLAIAIGLMVDATVVVVENVYHRLGHAEPGKGSRIRTILQATTEVATPTIFGILIIILVFLPLMTLEGQEGKMFGPLAMTIAISLFVSLVVSLLLSPVLCSFFLKGGTGEDTRVIAFMKRHYLNLLDTATRRNRMTLAVAVGLLLMSMSLFPLLGKSFMPTMREGALTPQINRVPSISLDESIRMEMAAMKSIAEVKGVRSVVSKLGRGESPADPAGPNESDPIVLLEPDSGRSQDEIDEEIRQRLSSIPGVQIVLSQPISERVDEMVTGVRSQVAIKVFGDDLTQLKDISEGVARVLKDVAGSRDIRIERLSGQQALMVEIDRAVIARYGINVSDVQDVIETAIGGKEVTTLYEGERRFSVAVRFPEDERATPEAIGNTLLTAAGGAQVTLSTVAKIRLLDGPAQISREAGKRRVVVGANVEGRDLAGFVQEVQGRIAKEVNVPPGYTFVYGGQFENMERAMSTLAVIVPLTIAAIFFLLFMLFNSVRLAGLIILVLPFASIGGLVALFVTREYLSVPASVGFIALWGIAVLNGVVLVSAIRRLREDGLDVAEAVREGCVQRFRPVMMTATVALLGLVPFLFATGPGSEVQRPLAIVVIGGLISSTLLTLVVLPTLYRWFDEKPVEA, from the coding sequence ATGATCGCTTCCCTGATACGGGCCACCCTCACCCAGCGGCTCGTGGTGATCGTGCTCGCGCTGGTGATGTGCGGCTTCGGCCTGCGCGCCGCGCTCAACCTGTCGGTCGACGCCTTCCCGGACGTGACCAACGTGCAGGTCCAGGTCGCCACCGAGGCCCCGGGCCGCTCGCCCGAGGAGATCGAGCGCTTCGTCACCGTGCCGCTGGAGATCGCCGTGACCGGATTGCCGGGACTGGTGGAGATGCGCTCGCTCAACAAGAGCGGGCTGTCGATCATCACGCTGGTGTTCACCGACGAGACCGACGTCTATTTCGCGCGCCAGCTCGTGACCGAGCGGCTCATCGAGGTCACGCCGCGCATGCCCGCGGGCATCGTGCCGGTGATGGGCCCGGTCTCCACCGGCCTGGGCGAGGTCTACCAGTACACGCTCGACCACCCCGACGACGGCCAGCGCGCCCTCACGCCCGAGGAGCTGGCCGAGCGCCGCACGGTGCAGGACTGGGTGGTGCGCCCGATGCTGCGCTCGATCCCCGGCGTGGCCGAGATCAACTCGCAGGGCGGCTACGTGCGCCAGTACCAGGCGCTGGTCGATCCGGGTCGGCTGCGCCACTACGGGCTGTCGGTGCAGCAGGTGGTGCAGTCCATCGCGCAGAACAACGCCAACGCCAGCGGCGGCGTGCTGCCCCTGGCCACCGAGCAGTACCTGATCCAGGGCGTGGGCATCATCCGCACGCTCGACGACATCGGCAACATCGTGCTGAAGGAGCAGGCCGGCGTGCCGGTGTTCGTGCGCGACGTGGCCGAGGTGCAGATCGGCAGCGAGGTGCGCCAGGGCGCCATCATCAAGGGCGGCTACACCGAGGCGGTCTCGGGCATCGTGCTGATGATGCGCGGGGGCAACGCCAAGGAGGTGGTCGGCCGCGTGAAGGAACGGGTCGCGGAGATCAACGCCCAGGGCCAGTTGCCCGGCGGCCTGCAGATCACGCCCTTCTACGACCGCACCGAGCTGGTCGACGCCGCGCTGTGGACCGTGGCCAAGGTGCTGCTGGAGGGCATCGCGCTGGTGGTGGTGGTGCTGTTCATCTTCCTGGGCGACGTGCGCTCCAGCCTGATCGTGGTGGCCACGCTGATCATCACGCCGCTGACGACCTTCATCGTCATGAACCGCTACGGCATCTCGGCCAACCTGATGTCGCTCGGGGGGCTGGCGATCGCCATCGGCCTGATGGTGGACGCCACGGTGGTGGTGGTGGAGAACGTCTACCACCGCCTGGGCCACGCCGAGCCGGGCAAGGGTTCGCGCATCCGCACCATCCTGCAGGCCACCACCGAGGTGGCCACGCCCACCATCTTCGGCATCCTGATCATCATCCTGGTGTTCCTGCCGCTGATGACGCTGGAGGGCCAGGAGGGCAAGATGTTCGGTCCGCTGGCCATGACCATCGCCATCTCGCTGTTCGTCTCGCTGGTGGTGTCGCTGCTGCTGTCGCCGGTGCTGTGCTCGTTCTTCCTCAAGGGCGGCACGGGCGAGGACACGCGCGTCATCGCCTTCATGAAGCGCCACTACCTCAACCTGCTGGACACCGCCACGCGCCGCAACCGCATGACGCTGGCCGTCGCGGTGGGCCTGCTGCTGATGTCGATGTCGCTGTTCCCGCTGCTGGGCAAGTCCTTCATGCCGACGATGCGCGAGGGCGCCCTCACCCCGCAGATCAACCGCGTCCCGAGCATCTCGCTGGACGAGTCGATCCGCATGGAGATGGCCGCGATGAAGAGCATCGCCGAGGTCAAGGGCGTCCGCTCGGTGGTCTCCAAGCTGGGTCGCGGCGAATCGCCGGCCGACCCCGCCGGACCCAACGAGTCCGACCCGATCGTGCTGCTCGAGCCGGACAGCGGCCGCTCGCAGGACGAGATCGACGAGGAGATCCGCCAGCGCCTGTCCAGCATCCCGGGCGTGCAGATCGTGCTGTCGCAGCCGATCTCCGAGCGGGTCGACGAGATGGTCACGGGCGTGCGCTCGCAGGTCGCGATCAAGGTCTTCGGCGACGACCTGACCCAGCTCAAGGACATCTCCGAAGGCGTGGCGCGCGTGCTCAAGGACGTCGCGGGCAGCCGCGACATCCGCATCGAGCGGCTGTCGGGGCAGCAGGCGCTGATGGTGGAGATCGACCGCGCGGTCATCGCGCGCTACGGCATCAACGTGTCGGACGTGCAGGACGTCATCGAGACGGCCATCGGCGGCAAGGAAGTCACCACCCTGTACGAGGGCGAGCGGCGCTTCTCGGTGGCGGTGCGCTTCCCCGAGGACGAGCGCGCCACGCCGGAGGCCATCGGCAACACGCTGCTGACGGCCGCCGGCGGCGCGCAGGTGACGCTGTCGACGGTGGCCAAGATCCGGCTGCTCGACGGCCCGGCTCAGATCAGCCGCGAGGCCGGCAAGCGCCGCGTCGTGGTGGGCGCCAACGTCGAGGGCCGCGACCTGGCCGGCTTCGTCCAGGAGGTCCAGGGCCGCATCGCCAAGGAAGTGAACGTGCCCCCGGGCTACACCTTCGTCTACGGCGGCCAGTTCGAGAACATGGAGCGCGCCATGAGCACGCTGGCGGTGATCGTGCCGCTGACCATCGCGGCCATCTTCTTCCTGCTGTTCATGCTGTTCAACTCGGTGCGCCTGGCCGGGCTGATCATCCTGGTGCTGCCCTTCGCCTCGATCGGCGGGCTGGTGGCGCTGTTCGTGACGCGGGAGTACCTCAGCGTGCCGGCCTCGGTCGGCTTCATCGCGCTGTGGGGCATCGCGGTGCTCAACGGCGTGGTGCTGGTCAGCGCCATCCGGCGCCTGCGCGAGGACGGGCTGGACGTGGCCGAGGCGGTCCGCGAAGGCTGCGTGCAACGCTTCCGCCCGGTGATGATGACCGCCACCGTGGCGCTGCTGGGCCTGGTGCCGTTCCTGTTCGCGACCGGACCGGGCTCGGAGGTCCAGCGTCCGCTGGCCATCGTGGTGATCGGCGGACTGATCTCGTCGACGCTGCTCACGCTCGTCGTGCTGCCCACCCTCTACCGCTGGTTCGACGAAAAACCCGTCGAAGCCTGA